Part of the Candidatus Rokuibacteriota bacterium genome, CGTCGTCTGGAAGACGAAGGCGTCGGTGGCCCCGGAGCCCTGGAGCCCGGTGACCTATCCCAACCGCGCCTGCGACTGGAGCAAGGGTGGAAAAGGCTCCTACGACCTGGTGGCAGGGAAGCGGATGTGGCTCTCGGAAAAACAGTAGTCAAATCGGAGGGGGCCCGGGTACCCACGCCGGAGGCGTGGGTGTCCCCCTCCGAGGCCTCCCCCAGAGCTTGCGCGGGCCAAGCCCGCGCTCGAAGTGCGCGTCCAGCACGTGTGGCCAGTCTGCTGTCGCTCGCGTTGCTGCTTGTCCTGGGAATTGCCGGGGCCGGAGTGGCGGCTACGCCCTCCAGGCCCGGGGTCACCGAGCTGGAGTCGACCGCGAAGGGGCTCGGGTCGCCGGCGACGCAGCGAGAGGCGATCCTCGCGCTGCAGGCGATCAGCGATCCGTCGATGGAGGCTGTCCTACGGGCCCTGAAGGACGGAGCCCTCTACCAGTGGAAGGGCCGGATCGCGATTCTGGGGGACGACGGAACGTTGAAGGACGCCAGGGGGCAGCCGCTCCTCGACGCCCAGGGGCAGCCGGTTTCGCCCGAGAGCGGGCACGAGGCGATTGCGCTTGAGGAGGAGCTGTTCGGCCTCGTTCAGCGAATCCTCGAGCGGCTGGAGGTGTTCGGCGCGGATCGAGAGGCAAGGAAGGCGGCGGCCTTCAAGCTGGGAGGCTCGGGGGACATCTCGGCGATCCCCGTGCTGCTGAAGGCTGCAGAGCGGGAGACCGACCGTGATGTAAAGACCGTCATTGAGGAGTCGGTGGCCAAGCTGCAGCTCCTGGCGCCAGACCCCGCCACGCGCGCGGGCGCAGCGCGCTCGCTGGCTCGGCTCAGGTCCGAAGCCGCCCTTCCCCAGCTCAGGGCCATGCTTGCCCATGAGCCGGACGGCAAGGCGAAGGCGGCAGCCAGGGACGCGATTCAGCGCATCGAGTCGTTCATGGGGCTTCGGAACATCGTGGCCTACCTCTTCAACGGCGTGAGCCTGGGCGCCGTGCTGCTGATCATGAGCCTGGGGCTGGCAGTGACCTTCGGCCTCATGGGCATCATCAACATGGCTCACGGCGAGATGCTCATGCTGGGCTCGTACACGGCGTATGTGGTGCAGGAGGCCTTCGCGTCGCGGCTAGCGTCCCACCAGGACTACTACTTCTTCGTGGCTCTGCCCCTCTCCTTCGTCGTGGCGGGGCTGGTGGGGCTGGCGTTGGAAGGGGGGATCATTCGATTCCTCTACGGCAGGCCGCTGGAGACGCTCATCGTCACGTGGGGGATCGGGATGATCTTCCAGCAGTCGGCCCGGCTCTACTTCGGTGACCAGACCAGCGTGAACCCGCCGACGTGGTTCAGGGGCGGCGTGGAGGTCATGCGCGGACTCATTTTTCCCTGGAGCCGGATCTTCATCGTGGCGCTGTCTGTGGCGGCGCTGGCCGTGCTCTACCTTCTACTGTACCGCTCCTACGCCGGGCTTCGAGTGCGGGCCGTCATGCAGAACCGGGCCATGGCCTCCTGCGTCGGCGTCTCCACCCGCAAGATCGACGCCCTGACGTTTGCCCTTGGCACCGCCCTCGCCGGCGTGGCGGGCTGCGCCCTTGCCTTGATCAGCACGGTGGACCCGGAGGTGGGCAAGACCTACATCGTCGACGCCTTCATGGTCGTTGTGCTCGGCGGCGTCGGCAAGCTGCTCGGGATGGTGGCGGCCTCCTTCGGCATTGGCCTGTCCAACAAGATCCTGGAGCCGTCGATCGGTGGGACCGCGGCGGCCATCTACGCGAAGGTGGCCGTTCTCGCCCTCGCCATCGGCTTCCTCCAGTGGAGGCCGACCGGGCTCTTTCCGGCCAAAGGGCGCGCCGCTGAGGCGGCGTGAGGGGCACGGTGATCCCCGTGGTCACCACGCGAAACGCTGACGGCAGCGCGTTGTGGTTGGCGGCCTTCGCGGTGGTGTTTGTCGTCGTGCTGCCCGTGGGGAATGCCTTCGGTGTCCTCTCCGACTACTACCTGAACCTCTTCGGGAAGTACCTCTCGCTCGCCATCCTCGCCCTCGGCATGGACCTCATCTGGGGCTACACGGGGATCCTCTCGCTGGGCCAGGCCATCTTCTTCGGGGTCGGGGCGTACTCCATCGGCATGTACATGATGCTGGAGGGGAGCGGCAAGGGAGTGTACGGGGAGCCGGTCCCGGACTTCATGATCTGGAACCAAGTCTACCAGCTCCCCTTCTTCTGGAAGCCGTACACGCATGTGCTCGTCGCGCTCGGGTCGTCGGTCCTGCTCCCGGCCGCCCTGGCCGCGCTCACCGGGTTCCTGACCTTTCGCCGGAGGCTCCGGGGCACGTACTTCGCCATTCTCACCCAGGCCATCGCCTTTGCCGTGTGGCTGATGGTCAACCGCAACGAGATGCGGTTAGGGGGCACCAACGGCCTCACCGACTTCAAGTCCATCCTGGGGTTCTCGCTCAGCGATCCGCGGACGCTCAGCGCGCTCTACGTCGGCACCGCCGCCCTCCTGGTGGCCGCGTTCCTCCTCTCACGCTGGCTCGTCGCCTCGAAGACCGGGCTCGTGCTCCAGGCCATCCGGGACAACGAGCGGCGCCTCCAGTTCCTGGGCTACAACGTCGCCGGCTACAAGATCTTCGTCTTCGCCATCTCGGCCGCCCTGGCCGGGCTCTCCGGCCTGCTCTATGCCCCGCAGGTAGGAATCATCACGCCGAGCCAGATCGGCGTGCTCCCCTCGCTCGAGATCGTCATCTGGGTGGCCTTCGGCGGCAGAGGCACGCTCTGGGGCGCCGTGCTCGGCGCGATCTCGATCAACTGGCTCAGGAGCGTGCTCACCGCCGCGTACCCGGCCCTCTGGCCCATCATCCTCGGCGGCCTGTTCGTGACCGTCATCCTGTTCTTCCCCCAGGGCCTGGTCGGAGTGGCGAGCCAGCTCCGGGCCCTGGTGTCGCGAAAACGGGCGTTCGTCGCCGCGGCTGAAGCGGTACCGGCGTCGAAGGCGGAGCAACAGACCCTCTGACCATGGCGACGCTCCTGTACGTGGAAGGGCTCAGCGTTTCCTTCGATGGGTTCCTGGCCCTCAGGAACTTGAATTTCATCCTCGAGGACAGCGAACGGGTGCGCCTCCTGATCGGTCCCAACGGCGCCGGGAAGACGACGCTCTTCGATGTCCTCACCGGGCACGTCAGGCCGATCGCCGGCCGGGTGGTCTTCAGAGACTCGATCGACTTGCTCGGCCTGCGCGAATACGAGATCGCCAACCGGGGCGTGATCCGAAAGTTCCAGACGCCCTCCGTCTTTCCCGACCACACTGTTTCGGAGAACATGCTGCTCGCCTCGGGCGGGAAGGGGTTCCTCTCCACCATGTCTGCTCGCGCGGTTTCAGATGAGCGCGACAGGATCGCTCAGGTCCTGGAGCAGGTCGGGCTCCTCGAGTCCGCCAACGGCTTGGCCGGGACCCTCTCACACGGCCAGAAGCAGTGGCTGGAGATCGCCATGCTGCTCGTTCAGGCGCCGAGGCTCCTCCTCCTGGACGAGCCGGTCGCCGGCATGACCCGGATCGAGAAGGAGAAGACCGCCGAGCTGATCGATGCGATCGTGGACTGCGAAAGTTGTTCCATCGTGCTCATCGAGCACGACATGGAGTTTGTCCGGCAGGTGGCCCGGCGCGGCCATCGGGTGACCGTGCTCCACGAAGGTAGCGTGCTGTCGGAAGGCTCCATCGACCGGGTTCAGTCCGATGCCCGCGTCATCGAGGCCTACCTGGGGCGGGGCAGTGTGGGCGTGGAGGCCGCGTGATGCTCGCCGTGAACGGCGTCGACGTCTTTTATGGCGAAAGCCGGGTCCTGACTGGCCTGGACCTGGCCGTGGGGGAGGGGCAGGTCGTGTGCGTCATGGGGCGCAACGGGGTCGGCAAGACCACGCTCCTCAAGACCATCATGGGCCTGCTGACACCCGGGCGGGGGACCATCCTGTTCGACGGGCGCGAGATCACGGGTTTGGCGCCCTATGCGCGCGCCCGCCTGGGGATCGCGTACGCCCCCCAGGGTCGGGAGATCTTCCCCACCCTCACCGTCAGGGAAAACCTCGTGCTCGGGGCCCGCCGGAGGCAGCCGGGGTCCGAGGTCTTCGACTACGTCTTTTCGCTCTTCCCGTCGCTCGCCGGGATGCTGGACAGGCGGGGCGGCGACCTCAGCGGGGGCCAGCAGCAGCAGCTCGCCATCGCTCGTGGCATGATCTCAGACCCCAAACTGCTTCTCCTCGACGAGCCCACGGAGGGGATCCAGCCCTCCATCGTCGAGGAAATCGCCGCGGTCCTGCGACGGATCAAGGAGGAGGGCCGGCGCTCGATTCTCCTGGTGGAGCAGTACCTGGAGTTCGCGCGCGCGCTTGCGGACCGCTTCTACGTGCTCGACCGGGGGGTCGTCGCCCTCGAGGGCCGCCGCGAGGAGTTTCGGATTGACGAGGTGAAGGGCCTGTTGAGCGTCTAACCGGAGTGGCGTCATGCACTTCACGCCCAGGGAGCAGGAGAAGCTGCTGATCTTCACCGCCGCCGAGGTCGCGCGTCGCCGGCGGGCGCGCGGCCTCAAGCTCAACTACCCGGAAGCGCTCGCCCTCATCACGGCCGAGGTGCTGGAGGGGATCCGGGACGGGCGCCCGGTCTCGGAGCTCATGGCGTCCGGTGTCCGGATCCTGAGCCGCGACGACGTGATGG contains:
- a CDS encoding urease subunit gamma, yielding MHFTPREQEKLLIFTAAEVARRRRARGLKLNYPEALALITAEVLEGIRDGRPVSELMASGVRILSRDDVMAGVPEMLEEVQVEGTFPDGTKLVTIHHPIR
- the urtC gene encoding urea ABC transporter permease subunit UrtC gives rise to the protein MRGTVIPVVTTRNADGSALWLAAFAVVFVVVLPVGNAFGVLSDYYLNLFGKYLSLAILALGMDLIWGYTGILSLGQAIFFGVGAYSIGMYMMLEGSGKGVYGEPVPDFMIWNQVYQLPFFWKPYTHVLVALGSSVLLPAALAALTGFLTFRRRLRGTYFAILTQAIAFAVWLMVNRNEMRLGGTNGLTDFKSILGFSLSDPRTLSALYVGTAALLVAAFLLSRWLVASKTGLVLQAIRDNERRLQFLGYNVAGYKIFVFAISAALAGLSGLLYAPQVGIITPSQIGVLPSLEIVIWVAFGGRGTLWGAVLGAISINWLRSVLTAAYPALWPIILGGLFVTVILFFPQGLVGVASQLRALVSRKRAFVAAAEAVPASKAEQQTL
- the urtB gene encoding urea ABC transporter permease subunit UrtB, with the protein product MASLLSLALLLVLGIAGAGVAATPSRPGVTELESTAKGLGSPATQREAILALQAISDPSMEAVLRALKDGALYQWKGRIAILGDDGTLKDARGQPLLDAQGQPVSPESGHEAIALEEELFGLVQRILERLEVFGADREARKAAAFKLGGSGDISAIPVLLKAAERETDRDVKTVIEESVAKLQLLAPDPATRAGAARSLARLRSEAALPQLRAMLAHEPDGKAKAAARDAIQRIESFMGLRNIVAYLFNGVSLGAVLLIMSLGLAVTFGLMGIINMAHGEMLMLGSYTAYVVQEAFASRLASHQDYYFFVALPLSFVVAGLVGLALEGGIIRFLYGRPLETLIVTWGIGMIFQQSARLYFGDQTSVNPPTWFRGGVEVMRGLIFPWSRIFIVALSVAALAVLYLLLYRSYAGLRVRAVMQNRAMASCVGVSTRKIDALTFALGTALAGVAGCALALISTVDPEVGKTYIVDAFMVVVLGGVGKLLGMVAASFGIGLSNKILEPSIGGTAAAIYAKVAVLALAIGFLQWRPTGLFPAKGRAAEAA
- the urtE gene encoding urea ABC transporter ATP-binding subunit UrtE; translated protein: MLAVNGVDVFYGESRVLTGLDLAVGEGQVVCVMGRNGVGKTTLLKTIMGLLTPGRGTILFDGREITGLAPYARARLGIAYAPQGREIFPTLTVRENLVLGARRRQPGSEVFDYVFSLFPSLAGMLDRRGGDLSGGQQQQLAIARGMISDPKLLLLDEPTEGIQPSIVEEIAAVLRRIKEEGRRSILLVEQYLEFARALADRFYVLDRGVVALEGRREEFRIDEVKGLLSV
- the urtD gene encoding urea ABC transporter ATP-binding protein UrtD; protein product: MATLLYVEGLSVSFDGFLALRNLNFILEDSERVRLLIGPNGAGKTTLFDVLTGHVRPIAGRVVFRDSIDLLGLREYEIANRGVIRKFQTPSVFPDHTVSENMLLASGGKGFLSTMSARAVSDERDRIAQVLEQVGLLESANGLAGTLSHGQKQWLEIAMLLVQAPRLLLLDEPVAGMTRIEKEKTAELIDAIVDCESCSIVLIEHDMEFVRQVARRGHRVTVLHEGSVLSEGSIDRVQSDARVIEAYLGRGSVGVEAA